A part of Streptomyces sp. NBC_01235 genomic DNA contains:
- a CDS encoding GNAT family N-acetyltransferase gives MNSASWPVELAEGDIVLRPIKLRDQRAWREVNRRNRDWLRPWEATIPPPAPSGPIAHRPTYRQMVRHLRAEANAGRMLPFVIEYQGRLVGQLTVAGITWGSMCSGHVGYWVDESVAGRGVMPTAVALVVDHCFRNVGLHRIEVCIRPENGPSRRVVEKLGFREEGLRPRYLHIDGAWRDHLVFALTAEEVPEGLLSRWRRARSQNASN, from the coding sequence CTGAACAGCGCATCCTGGCCCGTCGAACTGGCGGAGGGCGACATCGTCCTGCGGCCGATAAAGCTGCGCGACCAGCGGGCCTGGCGCGAGGTCAACCGGCGCAACCGGGACTGGCTGCGCCCCTGGGAGGCGACCATCCCGCCGCCCGCGCCCAGCGGGCCGATCGCACACCGGCCGACCTACCGTCAGATGGTCCGGCACCTGCGTGCCGAGGCGAACGCGGGGCGGATGCTGCCGTTCGTCATCGAGTACCAGGGGCGGCTCGTCGGGCAGTTGACGGTTGCCGGGATCACCTGGGGGTCGATGTGCTCCGGGCACGTCGGCTACTGGGTGGACGAGTCGGTGGCCGGCCGCGGGGTGATGCCGACGGCGGTGGCGCTCGTCGTGGACCACTGTTTCCGGAACGTCGGGCTGCACCGCATCGAGGTCTGCATTCGCCCGGAAAACGGCCCCAGCCGCCGGGTCGTGGAGAAACTCGGATTCCGTGAGGAAGGGCTGCGGCCGCGCTATCTCCACATCGACGGCGCCTGGCGCGACCATCTCGTCTTCGCGCTCACGGCGGAGGAGGTCCCGGAAGGCCTGCTGAGCAGGTGGCGGCGAGCGCGCTCGCAGAACGCGTCCAATTGA
- a CDS encoding helix-turn-helix domain-containing protein: MSMINIFAEGASRHVGYVEIFTVDGTADRRMDGAGDIQRGESGFVVALQHRGAGAITQGNREVALTAGDFVIFEAARPFDVRSEGRLVCFVVPRHALGLSDPDLRRLTGATVRGDQGLGALVSSFLSELAAGGADWEPEVGERLAGKAMDLLAGLVAEQLPHHQGGDTEGARPALLGRIKSFILENIADPDLTPESIARAHHLSVRYLHKLFQDEELTVGRLIQRCRLEKCRDELGRGGPSGPGVSAIAQRWGFSHPAQFTRAFRAAYGMSPSSWRAAAHDADATG; this comes from the coding sequence ATGTCCATGATCAACATTTTTGCCGAGGGCGCCTCCCGCCACGTCGGGTACGTGGAGATTTTCACGGTGGACGGCACCGCCGACCGGCGGATGGACGGCGCGGGTGACATCCAGCGCGGCGAGTCAGGGTTCGTGGTCGCCCTGCAGCACCGGGGGGCGGGGGCGATCACCCAAGGCAACCGGGAGGTCGCCCTGACGGCGGGAGACTTCGTGATCTTCGAGGCGGCCCGTCCGTTCGACGTGCGCTCCGAAGGGCGGCTCGTGTGCTTCGTCGTGCCACGTCATGCCCTGGGACTGAGCGACCCCGACCTGCGGCGCCTGACGGGTGCGACCGTCCGCGGCGACCAGGGGCTGGGCGCGCTGGTGTCGTCCTTCCTTTCCGAACTCGCCGCTGGAGGAGCGGACTGGGAGCCCGAGGTCGGCGAGCGGCTCGCGGGCAAGGCCATGGACCTCCTTGCCGGCCTGGTCGCCGAGCAGCTTCCGCACCATCAGGGCGGCGACACCGAAGGCGCCCGCCCTGCGCTGCTCGGACGGATCAAGTCCTTCATCCTGGAGAATATCGCCGACCCGGACCTGACACCGGAATCGATCGCCCGCGCCCACCACCTCTCTGTGCGCTATCTGCACAAGCTCTTCCAGGACGAGGAACTGACCGTCGGTCGGCTCATCCAACGGTGCCGTCTGGAGAAGTGCCGTGACGAACTCGGCCGCGGCGGGCCATCCGGTCCCGGCGTGTCAGCGATCGCACAGCGCTGGGGCTTCTCCCATCCCGCCCAGTTCACCCGGGCTTTCCGGGCGGCTTACGGCATGTCCCCCAGCTCATGGCGGGCGGCGGCCCACGACGCCGATGCGACGGGCTGA
- a CDS encoding MogA/MoaB family molybdenum cofactor biosynthesis protein: MTTDASIGGALLAPYAALVVTASNRAAAGVYEDRGGPLIAEGLKGFGFAVDGPQVVPDGDPVEAALRAGAEAGYDVIVTTGGTGISPTDGTPEATRAVIDREVPGIAEAIRAYGREKVPTSVLSRGLAGVAGGTLIVNLPGSTGGVKDGLAVLEPLLIHAVDQIRGGDHPRPGASTGGAS; the protein is encoded by the coding sequence ATGACAACCGATGCGTCGATCGGCGGCGCGCTGCTCGCGCCGTACGCCGCGCTGGTCGTGACCGCCTCCAACCGGGCCGCCGCCGGGGTCTACGAGGACCGGGGCGGCCCGCTGATCGCCGAGGGCCTCAAGGGCTTCGGCTTCGCCGTCGACGGGCCGCAGGTCGTCCCCGACGGGGACCCGGTGGAGGCCGCGCTGCGGGCGGGTGCCGAGGCCGGATACGACGTCATCGTGACCACCGGCGGCACCGGCATCTCGCCCACCGACGGCACGCCCGAGGCGACCCGCGCGGTGATCGACCGCGAGGTGCCCGGTATCGCCGAGGCGATCCGGGCGTACGGCCGGGAGAAGGTGCCGACCTCGGTGCTCTCCCGGGGCCTGGCCGGAGTGGCGGGCGGCACACTGATCGTCAACCTGCCCGGTTCCACCGGCGGGGTGAAGGACGGTCTCGCCGTCCTGGAGCCCCTGCTGATCCACGCCGTCGACCAGATCCGCGGTGGTGACCACCCCAGACCCGGGGCCAGTACGGGGGGTGCGAGCTGA
- the moaC gene encoding cyclic pyranopterin monophosphate synthase MoaC, with protein sequence MSTQDRLTHIDEAGAARMVDVSGKDVTARTARASGRVLVSPRVVELLRGEGLPKGDALATARIAGIMGAKRTPDLIPLCHPLAVSGVKLDLSVADDAVEITATVKTTDRTGVEMEALTAVSVAALTVIDMVKAVDKGAVITDVRVEEKTGGKSGDWGRA encoded by the coding sequence ATGAGCACGCAGGACCGACTGACGCACATCGACGAGGCGGGCGCCGCCCGCATGGTCGACGTATCCGGCAAGGACGTGACCGCGCGCACCGCGCGCGCCAGCGGCCGTGTCCTCGTCTCACCCCGGGTGGTCGAGCTGCTGCGCGGCGAGGGGCTGCCCAAGGGCGACGCCCTCGCCACCGCGCGGATCGCGGGCATCATGGGCGCCAAACGCACCCCGGATCTCATCCCGCTCTGTCACCCGTTGGCGGTCTCCGGTGTGAAACTGGACCTGTCGGTCGCGGACGACGCCGTGGAGATCACCGCCACGGTGAAGACGACGGACCGCACGGGCGTCGAGATGGAGGCCCTCACCGCGGTCTCCGTCGCCGCGCTCACCGTGATCGACATGGTCAAGGCCGTCGACAAGGGAGCGGTGATCACGGACGTGCGCGTGGAGGAGAAGACGGGCGGCAAGTCGGGCGACTGGGGCCGGGCATGA
- a CDS encoding alpha/beta fold hydrolase, with translation MNPDSQRFIAEQIPDARLHVFPTEVASSHFPFLENHVAFNSVVEKFLAQEAEFQASAAG, from the coding sequence GTGAATCCCGATTCGCAGCGCTTCATCGCCGAGCAGATTCCGGATGCACGACTTCACGTCTTCCCGACCGAGGTGGCAAGCTCGCATTTTCCTTTCCTCGAAAACCACGTCGCCTTCAATTCCGTGGTGGAGAAGTTCCTGGCGCAGGAAGCTGAATTTCAGGCTTCGGCCGCTGGATGA
- the repSA gene encoding replication initiator protein RepSA — protein sequence MIWTSVLAGMLASTDAEPGRRLRVACGNRRASRCPSCAWTYAGDTYHLIRAGLVGDPAKGTPHTIRDHPRVFATLTAPSFGPVHNRPGNRPCRCGKHHPEDAPELGTALDPSSYDYAGAVLWNNHASDLWRYFTIYLRREIARRAGLTQKAAHEASRISFGKVAEYQKRGAVHFHAVIRFDGPDGPDSPPPAWATLDLLTEAIRAAAARVAVDVASAGDQPARTLRWGIQLDVQPIGAFGNGEEITEQAVASYVAKYATKAAETTGTVDRPIGNKEALVLLDVADHPRRLIEACLDLHPLYPDRKLRDWAHMLGFRGHFSTKSRRYSTTLGALRKVRADYRAAQQRQSLGLPDPTAPEATTLTLAHWSYAGHGHTPGETWLADNIRRDIQLNRETAREALQDELLWEEQAA from the coding sequence ATGATCTGGACGTCGGTGTTGGCCGGGATGTTGGCCAGCACCGACGCCGAGCCCGGCCGCCGACTCCGCGTCGCCTGCGGCAACCGCCGTGCTTCCCGCTGCCCCTCCTGCGCCTGGACCTACGCGGGCGACACGTACCACCTCATCCGCGCCGGACTCGTCGGCGACCCCGCCAAAGGCACCCCTCACACGATCCGGGATCACCCTCGGGTCTTCGCCACCCTGACCGCCCCCTCCTTCGGCCCCGTCCACAACCGCCCCGGTAACCGCCCCTGCCGCTGTGGCAAGCACCACCCCGAAGACGCGCCCGAACTCGGCACCGCCCTCGACCCGTCCTCGTACGACTACGCGGGCGCGGTGCTGTGGAACAACCACGCTTCCGATCTGTGGCGCTACTTCACGATCTACCTCCGCCGCGAGATCGCCCGCCGCGCCGGCCTCACGCAGAAAGCGGCCCATGAGGCGTCCCGCATCTCGTTCGGCAAGGTCGCCGAGTACCAGAAGCGCGGTGCCGTCCACTTTCACGCCGTCATCCGCTTCGACGGACCCGACGGACCGGACTCCCCACCCCCGGCCTGGGCCACCCTCGACCTGCTTACCGAAGCGATCCGCGCCGCCGCTGCCCGCGTCGCGGTCGACGTCGCCTCGGCCGGTGACCAGCCCGCCCGAACCCTGCGCTGGGGCATCCAACTCGACGTCCAGCCCATCGGTGCCTTCGGCAACGGCGAGGAGATCACCGAACAGGCAGTGGCCTCCTACGTCGCCAAGTACGCCACCAAGGCGGCCGAGACCACCGGCACGGTCGACCGGCCCATCGGCAACAAAGAGGCCCTGGTCCTGCTCGACGTCGCCGACCACCCCCGCCGACTCATCGAAGCCTGCCTCGACCTCCACCCGCTCTACCCGGACCGCAAGCTCCGCGACTGGGCCCACATGCTCGGCTTCCGCGGCCACTTCTCCACCAAGTCCCGCCGCTACTCCACCACCCTCGGCGCCCTCCGCAAGGTCCGCGCCGACTACCGCGCCGCCCAGCAACGCCAGTCCCTCGGCCTGCCCGATCCCACCGCCCCGGAGGCAACCACCCTGACCCTCGCCCACTGGTCCTACGCCGGCCACGGCCACACCCCCGGCGAAACCTGGCTCGCCGACAACATCCGCCGCGACATCCAACTCAACCGCGAAACCGCCCGCGAAGCCCTGCAAGACGAACTGCTCTGGGAGGAACAAGCAGCATGA
- a CDS encoding excisionase family DNA-binding protein: MTATIIEPKWYTTEEVAVLLRFGLSKTKMLVLTREIHSVKVGRNRRILPEWVDEHVKRVTSAPEGVAA, from the coding sequence ATGACCGCAACCATCATCGAACCGAAGTGGTACACCACGGAGGAAGTCGCGGTCCTGCTCCGCTTCGGCCTCTCCAAGACCAAGATGCTGGTACTTACCAGAGAGATCCACTCCGTGAAGGTCGGCCGCAATCGACGCATCCTGCCGGAATGGGTGGACGAGCACGTCAAGCGCGTCACCTCCGCCCCTGAGGGGGTGGCTGCATGA
- a CDS encoding site-specific integrase gives MSGKRGNGEGSIYPYKNGFAAYVWVTTPEGDRKRKYVYGKTRDEVHDKWIKLHAEAKQGPVVTSSPTLAQYLARWLREVVQPDLKPKTAETYAMHVRLYIAPGLGSKGLDKLTVRDVRNWVNTLLEQCQCCTQGLDAKRDTPRCCAAGNCCERIPSRRTVQDARAVLRSALTNAMTEELITKNVAGLVKVRSARKTKRHPWSVEEARQFLEAASAAHDPLYAAYVLILVLGFRRGEVLGLTWENVNLDAGEISVRMQLQRINRRLVHDETKTEASTAVLPLPEICIAALQRRQKERELSKQAAGELWSDSDFVFTTRYGTPFEPRNFNRRFMDRSARADVRRIRLHDTRHTCGSLLAALDVHPRVAMQILRHSKIAVTMEVYTHVPSEATRRALRKLGKHLGKQDPE, from the coding sequence ATGAGCGGCAAGCGCGGCAACGGTGAGGGCTCGATCTACCCGTACAAGAACGGCTTCGCCGCCTACGTCTGGGTGACCACCCCGGAGGGCGACCGCAAGCGCAAGTACGTGTACGGCAAGACCCGGGACGAGGTCCACGACAAGTGGATCAAGTTGCACGCCGAGGCCAAGCAAGGGCCGGTGGTCACGTCCTCGCCGACGCTGGCCCAGTACCTCGCGCGGTGGCTCCGGGAGGTCGTACAGCCGGACCTGAAGCCCAAGACGGCTGAGACGTACGCGATGCACGTCCGGCTCTACATCGCGCCTGGGCTGGGCTCGAAGGGACTCGACAAGCTGACCGTGCGGGACGTGCGGAACTGGGTGAACACCCTCCTGGAACAGTGCCAGTGCTGCACCCAGGGCCTGGACGCCAAGCGGGACACCCCTCGTTGCTGCGCCGCCGGTAACTGCTGCGAGCGCATCCCGTCCCGTCGCACGGTGCAGGACGCTCGCGCGGTCCTCCGGTCGGCCCTGACCAACGCCATGACGGAAGAGCTGATCACGAAGAACGTGGCCGGCCTGGTCAAGGTGCGGTCGGCGCGAAAGACGAAGCGGCACCCGTGGTCGGTCGAAGAGGCCCGACAGTTTCTCGAAGCGGCAAGCGCGGCCCATGACCCGCTGTACGCGGCCTACGTGCTCATCCTGGTCCTGGGCTTCCGGCGCGGCGAGGTGCTCGGACTCACCTGGGAGAACGTGAACCTGGACGCCGGTGAGATCTCGGTGCGGATGCAGCTACAGCGCATCAACCGGCGCTTGGTCCACGACGAGACCAAGACCGAGGCATCCACAGCCGTGCTGCCGCTCCCGGAGATCTGCATCGCGGCTCTCCAGCGTCGCCAGAAGGAGCGGGAGTTGTCCAAGCAGGCGGCCGGCGAACTGTGGTCGGACTCCGACTTCGTGTTCACGACGCGGTACGGCACACCGTTCGAACCCCGCAACTTCAACCGCCGGTTCATGGACCGCTCGGCCCGCGCCGACGTCCGCCGCATCCGGCTTCACGACACTCGGCACACCTGCGGCTCGCTCCTCGCCGCCCTCGACGTGCACCCCCGCGTCGCGATGCAGATCCTTCGGCACAGCAAGATCGCGGTGACGATGGAGGTGTACACGCACGTCCCGTCGGAGGCCACCCGCCGGGCGCTGCGCAAGCTGGGCAAGCACCTTGGGAAGCAAGATCCGGAGTAG
- the grpE gene encoding nucleotide exchange factor GrpE — MTLAERTADLQRLKAEYDNYRSRAHRDRLAIREIAVANVLSRLLPVLDAVAEAAKHGELTDGFRHVAEALETELAGLGLDDLRRGGRSLRPPYPQGRRLPPLRPGRPPRLHGGRAPGPPRRQPVPPPGGGDGHGAIDDTALILR; from the coding sequence GTGACCCTGGCGGAGCGGACCGCCGATCTCCAGCGGCTGAAGGCGGAGTACGACAACTACCGCTCACGCGCCCACCGCGACCGGCTGGCGATCCGCGAGATCGCCGTGGCGAACGTCCTCAGCCGCCTCCTTCCCGTCCTCGACGCGGTCGCCGAGGCCGCCAAGCACGGCGAGCTGACCGACGGCTTCCGCCACGTCGCCGAGGCCCTGGAGACGGAGCTGGCCGGACTGGGCCTGGACGACCTTCGGCGCGGCGGGCGATCCCTTCGACCCCCGTATCCACAAGGCCGTCGCTTGCCTCCCCTCCGACCGGGCCGACCGCCCCGTCTGCACGGAGGTCGTGCGCCCGGGCCACCGCGTAGGCAGCCAGTTCCTCCGCCCGGCGGAGGTGACGGTCACGGGGCCATCGACGACACGGCCCTGATCCTCCGGTAG
- a CDS encoding helix-turn-helix domain-containing protein: protein MVSNTFIPLEVKLLEREPSAGTISSEQLGSLQMSVVRAGPQVVTRTPRLIAEDGEEWITVALQHRGTAALEQDGRQVLMRPGEFAMSDSGRPFRKELAEGFSFTAFHLARKDLRVPEQDLRALTATVFSSSGGSSGLVATYLTRLAQGTEALDVSVRRRLGIIATDLLALLVQERSGKLNPQAPESANAILTLIKENIVRNLSDPGMSPEVIAAAHHISVRYLHKLFEYEETTVSRWILQHRLERCRRDLSQATGPLRTVAAVGRRWGLVSPSHFSRVFRAAYGMSPREWQTAEWMHQSGLGQQRGKLVPSSTGSFRRGEGAEAA, encoded by the coding sequence ATGGTTTCGAACACGTTCATACCGCTCGAGGTGAAGCTGCTCGAGCGTGAGCCTTCGGCGGGAACGATATCCAGCGAGCAGCTCGGATCCCTGCAGATGTCTGTGGTGCGGGCAGGCCCACAGGTGGTCACCCGCACTCCACGCCTGATCGCCGAGGACGGCGAGGAGTGGATCACTGTCGCGCTTCAGCACCGAGGGACCGCCGCGCTCGAACAGGACGGCAGGCAGGTCCTCATGCGGCCTGGCGAGTTCGCGATGTCCGACTCCGGCCGACCCTTCCGGAAGGAACTGGCGGAGGGGTTCAGTTTCACAGCGTTTCACCTGGCCCGTAAGGATCTCCGAGTGCCTGAGCAGGACCTGCGGGCGCTGACCGCCACCGTCTTCTCGAGCAGCGGAGGCAGCAGCGGATTGGTGGCAACGTACCTGACGCGCCTGGCACAAGGCACGGAGGCCCTCGATGTGTCTGTCCGACGCAGGCTCGGCATCATCGCAACGGACCTCCTGGCGCTGCTCGTCCAAGAGCGGTCCGGAAAGCTGAACCCGCAGGCGCCGGAATCGGCAAACGCCATACTGACGCTGATCAAGGAGAACATCGTTCGGAATCTGTCCGATCCCGGAATGTCACCCGAGGTGATCGCGGCAGCGCACCACATCTCGGTCCGGTATCTCCACAAGCTCTTCGAGTACGAAGAGACCACGGTGAGCCGCTGGATCCTGCAGCATCGGCTGGAGAGGTGCAGGCGGGATCTGTCGCAGGCCACGGGCCCGCTCCGCACGGTGGCGGCGGTCGGCCGGCGCTGGGGCCTCGTGAGCCCGAGCCACTTCAGCCGCGTCTTCCGCGCCGCGTACGGAATGTCTCCCCGCGAATGGCAGACGGCCGAGTGGATGCATCAAAGCGGCCTGGGACAGCAGCGAGGGAAGCTCGTGCCGTCGTCGACGGGCTCGTTCCGGCGGGGCGAGGGCGCCGAGGCAGCCTGA
- a CDS encoding helix-turn-helix domain-containing protein produces the protein MPDDGAGEFLYVGMNVRGSVATTWAGNKVFLEPSDVVFCDPARRHFLQLGEDCQMTFFRIPRCYLGVSESDLDRVLGVPVRHGEGMGALVSDFLSALAAEAEFHRSPIGDRLARSAVDLLAVLVMELLQTEAGGETSGASKAGSEMLSRIRIFVEEHLMEPDLSPESIARAHHISVRYLHKLFQNDGTSVSQWVRQRRLDSCRRELGRTSNRGTTVAAVAHRWGFNSASHFSRTFRDAYGMSPSEWQAVAASGVDSTLTNERADG, from the coding sequence ATGCCCGACGACGGTGCTGGTGAATTCCTGTACGTGGGAATGAATGTCCGTGGGTCGGTCGCGACCACCTGGGCCGGGAACAAGGTTTTCCTGGAGCCGAGTGACGTTGTTTTCTGTGATCCGGCTCGGCGTCATTTCCTGCAGCTCGGCGAGGACTGCCAGATGACGTTCTTCCGTATACCCCGCTGCTACTTGGGCGTTTCGGAGTCGGACCTGGACCGTGTCCTGGGTGTGCCGGTGCGGCACGGCGAGGGCATGGGCGCGCTGGTGTCGGACTTCCTGTCCGCGCTCGCCGCCGAGGCGGAGTTCCACCGGTCGCCGATCGGTGACCGGCTCGCCCGCAGCGCCGTGGATCTCCTCGCCGTCCTCGTCATGGAACTCCTCCAGACGGAGGCGGGAGGGGAGACGTCCGGCGCGTCGAAGGCCGGCAGCGAGATGCTGTCCCGGATACGGATCTTCGTCGAAGAGCATCTGATGGAGCCGGACCTGTCACCGGAATCGATCGCACGCGCGCACCACATCTCCGTCCGCTACCTGCACAAGCTCTTCCAGAACGACGGCACCTCAGTGAGCCAGTGGGTGCGGCAGCGGAGGCTCGACTCCTGCAGACGTGAGCTGGGTCGGACGTCGAACCGAGGGACAACCGTGGCCGCTGTGGCGCACCGCTGGGGCTTCAACAGCGCATCGCACTTCAGCCGTACCTTCCGGGACGCCTACGGCATGTCCCCCAGCGAGTGGCAGGCAGTGGCAGCGTCGGGCGTCGACTCGACGCTCACCAACGAACGGGCTGACGGCTGA
- a CDS encoding alpha/beta fold hydrolase gives MFRHQLSGLSPSRRVVILDPRGHGLSGKPHHGYRIARLARDVVELVDQLHLDRFDAGPAYGRLGVVELHGPVRHRPDPTVRRRRPARGRCGRSLDDGRGATGLRRHLRRGGTHGTRCGARRPGR, from the coding sequence ATGTTCCGGCACCAGCTCAGCGGCCTGTCCCCGTCCCGCCGGGTCGTCATACTGGATCCGCGCGGCCACGGACTGTCCGGCAAACCGCACCACGGATACCGCATCGCCCGCCTGGCGCGCGATGTGGTCGAACTCGTCGACCAGCTCCACCTTGACCGGTTCGACGCTGGACCAGCTTATGGACGTCTCGGAGTGGTGGAGCTTCATGGACCAGTACGGCACCGGCCGGATCCGACGGTTCGTCGCCGTCGACCAGCCCGCGGCCGTTGCGGCCGTTCCCTGGATGACGGTCGAGGAGCAACCGGACTCCGGCGCCATCTTCGACGTGGCGGGACTCATGGAACTCGGTGCGGCGCTCGCCGGCCCGGACGGTGA
- a CDS encoding GNAT family N-acetyltransferase — protein sequence MTQPSAAPTVERRDNRHRYEILVDGKRVGLTAYRDRGEQRVFYHTEVDDALAGQGLAAQLVHEALTDVRRSGKRVVPVCPYVAKYLARHGEFSDITDPVTPEVLQWLDTELG from the coding sequence ATGACCCAGCCTTCCGCCGCTCCGACCGTCGAGCGGAGAGACAACAGGCACCGTTACGAAATCCTCGTCGACGGAAAGCGCGTCGGCCTGACCGCCTACCGCGACCGTGGTGAGCAGCGGGTCTTCTACCACACGGAAGTCGACGACGCCTTAGCCGGACAGGGGCTGGCCGCGCAGCTGGTCCATGAGGCACTCACCGACGTGCGCAGGTCGGGTAAGCGCGTCGTACCGGTCTGTCCCTATGTGGCCAAGTACCTGGCCAGGCATGGGGAGTTCAGTGACATCACCGACCCGGTGACCCCAGAGGTCCTCCAGTGGCTGGACACGGAGTTGGGCTGA
- the sepX gene encoding divisome protein SepX/GlpR, giving the protein MSSSGLIYAVIVGAWAAYLVPMWLRRQDELNEARPTERFSTAIRLLSGRAGMERRYAKDLRARSTEEGEQGADVPDAATDSVDVRAFAMPPTRPQVKAPVPERAQERGQGRGQEHGPERVQDRGQERGPGRPETARDPAREPARDPAAKPAREHHEHHEHREQREQGSASGSAPAREGGAAPAGRRVPVARRTTSAQASAARAQRSKSLARRRRTTMMLFLAFTLGAIVAAVGGLAFLWAPGVPAVLLSAYIAHLRSQERRRFAYQMDRRRAEVAAQRLRERQPRRRAPAPANASSVDPGPDAGAEEPHEGPEPETDPGLLALAADRRALVEQTDHAEWVDQQRERQRRPGHGESWDPVPVPLPTYVTAPVAPRATSDVDLGAPDAWSSARSSSVAPEQEAADAGDPPAGEPEEGDHAEDRAAEGDERSDARRAASARRSRERGRTPLFDQYEDGERPRAANE; this is encoded by the coding sequence GTGAGCAGCAGCGGCCTCATCTATGCAGTCATTGTCGGGGCCTGGGCCGCCTACTTGGTGCCGATGTGGCTCCGTAGGCAGGACGAGCTGAACGAGGCCCGTCCGACAGAACGCTTCAGCACCGCCATCCGGCTGCTGTCCGGACGGGCGGGTATGGAGCGCCGGTACGCCAAGGACCTGCGGGCGCGCTCCACCGAGGAGGGGGAGCAGGGCGCCGACGTTCCGGACGCCGCCACCGACTCGGTGGACGTCCGGGCCTTCGCCATGCCTCCGACCCGCCCGCAGGTGAAGGCGCCGGTCCCGGAGCGAGCGCAGGAGCGGGGACAGGGACGCGGTCAGGAGCACGGTCCCGAGCGGGTTCAGGACCGAGGCCAGGAGCGAGGGCCGGGGCGTCCGGAGACGGCGCGCGACCCGGCGCGTGAACCGGCGCGCGATCCGGCGGCCAAGCCCGCGCGGGAACACCACGAACACCACGAACACCGCGAACAGCGCGAACAGGGTTCCGCGTCCGGTTCCGCACCCGCGCGCGAAGGGGGTGCTGCTCCGGCGGGCCGGCGCGTGCCGGTCGCACGGCGCACGACCTCCGCGCAGGCGTCCGCCGCGCGCGCACAGCGCTCGAAGTCGCTCGCACGCCGCAGGCGCACCACCATGATGCTCTTCCTCGCCTTCACGCTCGGCGCGATCGTCGCGGCGGTCGGCGGTCTCGCGTTCCTCTGGGCGCCCGGCGTGCCCGCCGTCCTGCTCAGCGCCTACATCGCGCACCTGCGCTCCCAGGAGCGTCGCCGCTTCGCCTACCAGATGGACCGCAGACGCGCCGAGGTCGCCGCGCAGCGGCTGCGGGAGCGTCAGCCGCGCCGGCGTGCGCCGGCCCCGGCGAACGCGTCCTCCGTCGATCCCGGCCCCGACGCCGGTGCAGAGGAGCCGCACGAGGGCCCCGAACCGGAGACCGACCCGGGCCTGCTGGCGCTCGCCGCGGACCGCAGGGCGCTCGTCGAGCAGACCGACCACGCGGAGTGGGTCGACCAGCAGCGCGAGCGCCAGCGCCGCCCCGGCCACGGCGAGAGCTGGGACCCGGTACCGGTACCGCTGCCGACGTACGTGACCGCGCCCGTCGCACCCCGGGCCACCTCCGACGTGGACCTCGGGGCGCCGGACGCCTGGAGCTCGGCCCGGTCGAGCTCGGTCGCGCCCGAGCAGGAAGCGGCGGACGCCGGGGACCCACCGGCCGGGGAGCCGGAAGAAGGAGACCACGCGGAGGACAGGGCGGCGGAGGGCGACGAGCGCAGCGACGCCCGGCGCGCGGCCTCCGCCCGGCGCTCACGCGAACGCGGACGCACCCCGCTGTTCGACCAGTACGAGGACGGCGAGCGACCCCGGGCCGCCAACGAATAG